One Acidobacteriota bacterium genomic window carries:
- a CDS encoding MFS transporter, translated as MLKRELKFYWIALSADFAYMLFVFTVTRLMAEQQASLMALGILGAVSSLGFGLGAPIGGWASDVWGGRRVVAVGATAQALVLLACIQWHSDHQWFYLYAPIGGASVGVMLPPVIAWLTRGGLEQLGPRLQGRRLFRFCLSWNLGMIAGQAAGGWLFPWGPTLPLLVGLVLMLGVLVRTGFPIAAPTPAALPPSEREMAVVPKSARTFVYLGWLANVASAMGVSVIIHLFPHLATELEISAPIHGLMVATNRSMVIVTYSLMFWLTFWRYRFSAALLAQLCALAGLMLLAYSRTVPFLLLGLILFALLSGYNYFSSIFYSTTTFDRKRQGLVSGMHEASLAVGFAAGSLGGGLASLWLGSRAPYHTVALVVLVTTGIQSWVHWKGRKRQCS; from the coding sequence ATGCTTAAGCGCGAGCTGAAATTCTACTGGATCGCCCTGTCGGCGGACTTCGCCTACATGTTGTTCGTCTTCACGGTGACCCGGCTGATGGCCGAACAGCAGGCCAGCCTGATGGCTCTGGGCATCCTGGGGGCGGTTTCCTCGCTTGGCTTCGGCCTGGGGGCTCCGATCGGAGGCTGGGCTTCCGACGTCTGGGGCGGGCGCCGCGTCGTCGCTGTCGGCGCCACCGCCCAGGCATTGGTCCTGCTGGCGTGCATCCAATGGCATTCCGACCATCAATGGTTTTACCTGTATGCGCCGATTGGAGGCGCCTCGGTCGGGGTGATGCTTCCCCCGGTCATCGCCTGGTTGACGCGGGGAGGACTGGAGCAGCTTGGCCCCAGGCTGCAGGGCCGGCGGCTCTTCCGGTTCTGCCTGTCCTGGAACCTGGGAATGATCGCGGGGCAGGCCGCGGGAGGTTGGCTCTTTCCGTGGGGTCCCACCCTGCCCCTGCTGGTGGGGTTGGTGCTGATGCTGGGGGTGCTGGTTCGGACCGGTTTCCCGATCGCTGCTCCCACTCCCGCCGCCTTGCCTCCCTCCGAGCGGGAGATGGCCGTGGTTCCCAAGTCCGCCCGCACCTTCGTCTACCTGGGATGGCTGGCCAACGTGGCCAGCGCCATGGGGGTGAGCGTCATCATTCATCTCTTTCCCCATCTGGCAACCGAACTGGAGATCAGCGCTCCCATCCACGGCCTGATGGTGGCCACCAACCGGTCGATGGTTATCGTCACCTATTCATTAATGTTCTGGTTGACCTTCTGGCGTTACCGTTTTTCGGCCGCCCTGCTGGCGCAACTGTGCGCGCTGGCCGGACTGATGCTGCTCGCCTACAGTCGAACCGTCCCGTTCCTGCTTTTGGGCCTGATCCTGTTTGCATTGCTGTCGGGCTACAACTACTTTTCCAGCATCTTCTACAGCACCACCACCTTCGACCGGAAGCGGCAGGGACTGGTCAGCGGAATGCACGAAGCCAGCCTGGCGGTGGGCTTTGCCGCGGGCTCATTGGGCGGGGGCCTGGCGAGCCTGTGGCTGGGGTCCCGGGCGCCTTATCACACGGTAGCCCTGGTAGTGCTGGTGACGACAGGCATCCAGTCCTGGGTCCACTGGAAGGGGAGGAAACGCCAGTGTTCCTGA
- a CDS encoding ABC transporter ATP-binding protein, whose protein sequence is MPVLSAEGVGKTYTQGEAPVVAVREVNLSLEKGEFVALTGPSGCGKSTLLHLCGGMDYPTRGRIWLDGTDLGSLDEGRLTRVRRRQIGFVFQSFNLLPTLTALENTALPLMLDGVSPDVARRKATGLLERLGLLHRQGHYPQQLSGGEMQRVGIARAVCHDPLLLLADEPTGNLDSANGADVLELLQALNRSLGVTVLLATHSAEMAAAGQRLLHMVDGRIEADLQSRRPIAGHDPGN, encoded by the coding sequence GTGCCGGTACTCAGCGCCGAGGGAGTCGGAAAGACCTACACCCAGGGAGAGGCCCCCGTGGTTGCCGTGCGGGAGGTGAACCTGTCCCTGGAAAAAGGAGAGTTCGTCGCCTTGACGGGACCCTCCGGGTGCGGCAAGTCGACCCTGCTGCATCTTTGCGGGGGCATGGATTATCCCACCCGGGGACGCATCTGGCTGGACGGTACCGATCTCGGGAGCCTGGACGAAGGCCGGCTCACCCGAGTCCGCCGCCGTCAGATCGGCTTCGTCTTTCAATCCTTCAATCTTCTGCCCACCCTCACCGCCCTTGAAAACACGGCCCTGCCCCTCATGCTGGACGGCGTATCCCCTGACGTCGCCAGGCGGAAGGCCACCGGGTTGCTCGAGCGCCTGGGCCTGCTCCATCGTCAGGGCCATTACCCCCAGCAGCTCTCGGGAGGAGAGATGCAGCGGGTCGGCATCGCGCGGGCGGTGTGCCACGACCCCTTGCTGCTTCTGGCGGATGAGCCCACCGGAAACCTGGATTCCGCCAACGGGGCCGATGTGCTGGAGCTTCTGCAGGCACTGAACCGCTCCCTGGGAGTCACTGTGCTGCTGGCCACCCACTCCGCCGAGATGGCGGCTGCCGGCCAGCGATTGTTGCACATGGTGGATGGCAGGATCGAGGCCGACCTCCAGTCCCGGCGGCCCATTGCCGGACACGATCCAGGCAACTAA
- a CDS encoding ABC transporter permease, which translates to MHLFRTFILRRLRKEKLRALATVLGVALGIAVVLAVRMANQSSVRSFETALEMVAGKTSLEIVGSGQGLREDRLLELDWLEQYGQISPVIEGEARASLPSGTTEWLKILGVDILRDETLRDYRLVRFADRQQSPTPREFLQLLSDPGAIVLTQKLARRHNLDLGSGLDLDIGDRRETLTVRGLLLDRGPARALNGTFALMDIAAAQWLFGRLGRIDRVDLQLKPEISIDGAEAAIAARLPEGLAVQRPSRRGRQVEKMLEAFHFNLTALSHIALLVGLFLIYNTVSLSVITRRQEVGILRAVGGSRRQVAGLFLAEAGLLAALGCSLGILLGGWLARGALGLTGATLDRLYIRSAAEPVSLGPEHLVLAFGVGIPLALLAALLPALEASRVAPTEAVRGADRVESRIRLSWRQRWLPPILSALAVGFACLDSVDGLPLFGYAACLATVFAVAFLVPVVLHFSGRAGSWLTRRRTGVEALLANANLSGSIPRISISVAALAVSLSMLTAIAVMIGSFRETVQYWVEQTLRADLFVAPATRSNVYSESTLSPEVVRLISTNPRVAAVDPFTSFNIDYQDRRVLLGSGDFEVHLSRSGLLFKAPRQGRSAMRAAIGEDAAVVSESFALRHRKAVGDRLVLNTDQGQRAFRVAAVYYDYSSDQGVVVLDRSTFRKYYGDRPPRSLAVYLKAGLDPERVRSEMIAGLPPHSRLFVHTNASLRAEVLRIFDNTFTITYALEIIAVAVAILGVATTLVTLILDRKPELALLRWAGAEQRQIRKMVIIEASLLGAVSQGLGVVAGILLSLILVFVINVQSFNWTIQFYLPAGFLLQSSLLILLATTLSGIYPAYRAGRIPSAREA; encoded by the coding sequence ATGCATCTCTTCCGGACATTCATCCTGCGCCGCCTCCGCAAGGAAAAGCTGCGCGCTCTGGCAACCGTGTTGGGCGTTGCCCTGGGCATTGCCGTGGTGCTGGCGGTTCGGATGGCCAATCAGAGTTCTGTCCGCAGCTTCGAGACGGCCCTGGAAATGGTGGCCGGCAAGACCTCGCTGGAGATCGTCGGCTCAGGTCAAGGCCTGAGGGAAGATCGGCTGCTGGAGCTGGACTGGCTGGAGCAGTACGGACAGATCAGTCCTGTCATTGAAGGAGAAGCCAGGGCTTCACTCCCTTCGGGAACCACCGAATGGCTGAAAATCCTGGGGGTCGACATTCTCAGGGATGAGACCCTTCGGGACTACCGCCTGGTGCGTTTTGCCGATCGGCAACAGTCCCCCACCCCCAGGGAGTTTCTGCAACTGCTCAGCGACCCCGGGGCCATCGTGCTGACGCAGAAACTGGCACGACGGCACAACCTGGATCTCGGCTCCGGCCTGGACCTCGACATCGGGGATCGCCGGGAAACCTTGACGGTGCGCGGTCTGCTTCTGGACCGGGGGCCGGCCCGGGCTCTGAATGGAACCTTCGCCCTGATGGACATCGCAGCCGCCCAGTGGCTCTTCGGGCGTCTGGGTCGGATCGACCGCGTCGACCTGCAATTGAAACCCGAGATCTCCATCGACGGTGCCGAAGCCGCCATCGCCGCCCGGCTGCCGGAGGGATTGGCCGTCCAGCGTCCCTCCCGCCGCGGGCGCCAGGTGGAAAAAATGCTGGAGGCCTTTCACTTCAACCTGACCGCCCTTTCCCACATCGCCCTGCTGGTTGGCCTGTTTCTCATCTACAACACGGTGTCGCTGTCGGTCATCACCAGGCGCCAGGAAGTCGGGATCCTGCGGGCCGTGGGCGGCTCCCGGCGACAGGTGGCGGGGTTGTTCCTGGCCGAAGCCGGCCTGCTGGCGGCACTGGGATGCTCTCTGGGCATCCTGCTGGGGGGCTGGCTGGCCCGCGGCGCCCTCGGACTGACAGGCGCCACGCTGGATCGGCTCTACATCCGATCCGCCGCCGAACCGGTGTCGCTCGGTCCGGAACACCTGGTCCTGGCATTCGGGGTGGGCATCCCCCTGGCCTTGCTGGCGGCACTGCTTCCCGCCCTGGAAGCTTCACGGGTGGCGCCGACCGAAGCTGTCCGCGGCGCCGACCGGGTCGAGAGCCGTATCCGCTTGAGCTGGAGGCAACGCTGGCTTCCCCCGATCCTGTCCGCCCTGGCTGTCGGGTTCGCCTGCCTGGATTCGGTCGACGGCCTTCCCCTTTTCGGCTATGCAGCCTGCCTCGCCACCGTTTTCGCGGTCGCCTTTCTGGTCCCGGTGGTGCTGCATTTCTCAGGGAGGGCGGGTTCCTGGCTCACCAGGCGGCGGACGGGAGTGGAGGCCCTGCTGGCCAACGCCAACCTCAGCGGATCAATACCCCGCATTTCGATCTCGGTGGCCGCCCTGGCCGTGAGTCTTTCCATGCTTACAGCCATCGCCGTCATGATCGGCAGCTTCCGGGAGACGGTCCAGTACTGGGTGGAGCAGACGCTGAGAGCCGACCTCTTTGTGGCCCCGGCCACGCGTTCCAATGTCTATTCGGAGTCGACGCTCTCTCCCGAAGTCGTGCGACTGATATCCACAAACCCCCGGGTGGCTGCCGTCGACCCCTTCACCAGTTTCAACATCGACTATCAGGACCGCAGGGTCTTGCTGGGATCCGGTGACTTCGAGGTGCACCTGAGCCGTTCAGGGCTGCTCTTCAAGGCTCCACGCCAGGGGCGATCGGCCATGAGAGCCGCCATCGGCGAGGACGCGGCGGTGGTTTCGGAAAGCTTTGCGCTCCGGCATCGGAAGGCGGTGGGAGACCGGCTGGTGCTCAACACGGACCAGGGGCAGCGTGCCTTTCGAGTGGCCGCCGTCTACTACGACTACTCGAGCGATCAGGGAGTCGTGGTATTGGACCGGAGCACCTTCCGCAAGTACTACGGAGACCGGCCTCCCCGCAGCCTGGCGGTCTATCTGAAGGCGGGACTCGACCCGGAACGGGTCCGCTCGGAAATGATTGCGGGACTCCCGCCCCATTCGCGTCTGTTCGTGCATACAAATGCTTCTCTTAGGGCGGAAGTCCTGCGAATCTTCGACAACACCTTTACGATTACCTATGCTCTGGAGATTATCGCCGTGGCCGTGGCCATCCTTGGGGTGGCCACCACCCTGGTCACCCTGATACTGGACCGCAAACCGGAGCTGGCCCTGCTGCGCTGGGCCGGAGCGGAGCAGCGGCAAATCCGGAAGATGGTGATCATCGAGGCGTCGCTGTTGGGGGCGGTGAGCCAGGGGCTGGGAGTGGTGGCCGGGATTCTGCTCTCTCTGATCCTGGTCTTCGTGATCAACGTCCAGAGCTTCAACTGGACCATCCAGTTTTACCTGCCGGCGGGCTTCCTGCTGCAGTCGTCCCTGCTGATCCTGCTGGCCACAACCCTCTCGGGCATCTATCCCGCCTACCGTGCCGGGCGGATTCCGTCGGCCCGGGAAGCCTGA
- a CDS encoding carotenoid 1,2-hydratase, translating to MVYRRDGGEFWSRRFPDKKPHPSTKFPIPLRLRPRLLLAAALIPCLLAGAGWAQTWRQARPGYRMQFPRDHASHPEYRIEWWYYTGNLADSNSRRFGFQLTFFRVGVRNRPENPSRWAVRDLFMAHLALSDLKTGGFHFAERLNRAGPGWAGASTETYRVWNESWEAEFDSGGRHRLQARDEDFGIDLELEPGRKPLLHGQAGLSRKGAQDGNASHYYSLTRMPTRGRIWVDGRKFEVSGLSWMDHEFGTSFLEPDQIGWDWFALQLDNGQDLMLFQLRRSDGRLDPHSGGTLLEASGQSRALGRSDFTLDPVGTWQSPHSGARYPIQWHLSLPGQRLSLTVTAAQPDQELRTPSSTQVTYWEGAVVVTGTRGANPVTGRGYLEMTGYAGQSMGDVFRGGSGD from the coding sequence ATGGTGTACCGCCGGGACGGTGGGGAGTTCTGGTCGCGTCGCTTTCCCGACAAGAAGCCTCATCCCTCGACGAAATTCCCGATCCCGCTCCGGCTCCGGCCACGACTCCTGCTGGCCGCGGCCTTGATTCCCTGCCTGCTGGCGGGCGCGGGCTGGGCCCAGACCTGGCGGCAGGCCCGGCCCGGCTACCGCATGCAGTTTCCCCGCGACCACGCCAGCCACCCGGAGTACCGGATCGAGTGGTGGTACTACACGGGAAATCTGGCGGACAGCAACTCGCGGCGGTTCGGCTTCCAGCTCACCTTCTTTCGGGTGGGTGTCCGGAACCGACCGGAAAACCCTTCCCGCTGGGCGGTAAGAGACCTCTTCATGGCCCACTTGGCGTTGAGCGACCTCAAGACCGGCGGCTTTCATTTTGCCGAACGGTTGAACCGGGCCGGGCCGGGATGGGCCGGGGCTTCTACCGAAACCTACCGAGTCTGGAACGAGAGCTGGGAGGCCGAGTTCGACAGCGGCGGCCGCCACCGGCTCCAGGCACGGGACGAGGACTTCGGGATCGACCTGGAGCTGGAACCCGGCAGGAAACCTCTCCTGCACGGCCAGGCCGGACTCAGCCGGAAAGGAGCTCAGGACGGGAACGCCTCTCACTACTATTCTCTGACGCGCATGCCCACGCGCGGCCGAATCTGGGTTGACGGCCGGAAATTCGAAGTCAGCGGGCTGAGCTGGATGGACCATGAATTCGGCACCAGCTTTCTGGAACCGGACCAGATCGGGTGGGACTGGTTCGCCCTCCAGTTGGACAATGGCCAGGACTTGATGCTGTTCCAACTGCGGAGGTCCGACGGCCGGCTCGACCCCCATTCCGGCGGGACTCTGCTGGAGGCCTCCGGACAATCCCGTGCCCTGGGCAGGTCCGACTTTACTTTGGATCCGGTGGGGACCTGGCAGTCTCCCCACAGCGGAGCCCGCTATCCGATCCAATGGCACCTGAGCCTTCCCGGCCAGAGACTCAGCCTGACGGTGACCGCCGCCCAACCGGACCAGGAGCTGCGCACGCCGAGCTCTACCCAGGTCACCTACTGGGAGGGCGCCGTGGTGGTGACCGGCACCCGCGGCGCCAATCCGGTTACAGGCCGGGGATATCTGGAGATGACCGGTTACGCCGGCCAGTCGATGGGCGACGTGTTTCGGGGAGGCAGTGGAGATTGA
- a CDS encoding ATP-binding cassette domain-containing protein gives MEIDDTPILQAVNIRRTYPGVVALGGVSLDLNPGEVHALVGENGAGKSTLIKIICGALAPDTGELFFQGLAVAWPNPVAARTRGIVTVHQEPELFPTLSVAENMAMASGLPLRGSGLVDWNRVNREARETVRQIGERIDVRQPASRLSVAHRQMIQVAAAILQNARVVVLDEPTSALSEEEARWLFQQIERLKAGGAGILYISHRQEEIFRLADRITVLRDGLRVWTRARQAVGPEETIEAMVGRPASTVGASPAGQAGSPTPKEGPVRLQVSGFTDRSGRFRQIDLEVGSGEIVGIYGLVGAGRSEFARGVFGLRPADGLVRIDGNACEIRRPREALQAGIAYVPEDRLSQGLCLGLPVRSNAVLSTLRRWTRGLLASRTREQQATRLVAGRLAVRYRSTEQPVQQLSGGNQQKVVLGRWLLAQPKVLILDEPTRGVDVGAKAEIHRHLRLLAGEGCAILLISSELPEVMEHADRVVVFREGEIGGEFDPRQTGPARVAAVALPRQSTEELSAAESRSAESRFRGRSFNELALLICVAGLGLWLTVSTEGFSLLNLLTHASLWAILGLAAASVIVGRGIDISIGSMVALSAASAAMVLKLPYSAEILIPVAILAGLLAGTAAGVLNAVLALLGGLHPIVVTLGTLTIYRGLVIAMLGGKPMTGLPPEFGRLAIDPATGFRGAVAVAVLVVLLVYLWMAHTRSGRQVYALGSSPRAAGLLGLSRARLWPVTFGLGGLLAGVAGVLQLSMGQQMQARLGAGWELSAIAVAVIGGVGITGGRGTVLGVVLGALLLRLVNSALVRWGVSDQQTDLVVGSLILAALLLDLAWRGWKR, from the coding sequence ATGGAAATCGACGATACTCCCATCCTGCAGGCCGTGAATATCCGGCGCACTTATCCCGGAGTCGTGGCCCTTGGCGGCGTTTCCCTGGACTTGAATCCGGGAGAGGTGCACGCCCTGGTCGGCGAGAACGGCGCCGGCAAGAGCACCCTGATCAAGATCATCTGTGGGGCGCTGGCTCCCGACACAGGGGAGTTGTTCTTTCAGGGCCTTGCGGTGGCTTGGCCCAACCCCGTCGCCGCCCGAACCCGGGGGATCGTCACCGTCCACCAGGAACCTGAGCTGTTCCCCACCCTTTCGGTTGCCGAGAACATGGCCATGGCCAGTGGGCTGCCGTTGCGCGGCTCCGGACTGGTGGATTGGAACCGTGTGAACCGGGAAGCGCGGGAAACGGTCCGGCAGATCGGGGAGAGGATCGACGTCCGTCAGCCAGCCTCCCGTCTCAGCGTGGCTCATCGCCAGATGATCCAGGTGGCGGCGGCCATTCTGCAGAATGCCAGGGTGGTGGTGCTGGACGAGCCCACCAGCGCCTTGAGCGAAGAGGAAGCCCGCTGGTTGTTCCAGCAGATCGAGCGTTTGAAGGCGGGCGGAGCCGGCATCCTCTACATCTCCCATCGCCAGGAAGAGATCTTTCGCCTGGCCGATCGTATTACGGTCCTGCGGGACGGACTCAGGGTGTGGACTCGGGCCAGACAGGCCGTCGGTCCCGAGGAGACCATCGAGGCCATGGTTGGGCGGCCGGCTTCGACCGTGGGAGCTTCTCCCGCCGGCCAGGCAGGCTCGCCCACTCCCAAGGAGGGTCCCGTCCGCTTGCAGGTCAGCGGGTTCACCGACCGAAGTGGTCGCTTTCGACAAATCGATCTGGAGGTGGGCTCGGGTGAAATCGTGGGGATCTATGGCCTGGTGGGGGCCGGGCGTAGCGAGTTTGCCCGGGGCGTGTTCGGTCTGAGGCCCGCCGACGGCCTGGTCCGGATAGACGGCAACGCCTGCGAGATTCGCCGGCCCCGTGAAGCGCTGCAGGCCGGTATCGCCTACGTCCCCGAGGACCGCCTGAGCCAGGGACTCTGCCTGGGCCTGCCCGTTCGCTCCAACGCGGTGCTTTCGACCCTGAGACGCTGGACTCGGGGCCTCTTGGCCAGCAGGACCCGCGAGCAGCAGGCGACGCGCCTGGTCGCCGGACGGCTGGCGGTGCGTTACCGCTCCACCGAGCAGCCGGTCCAACAACTGTCAGGCGGCAACCAGCAGAAAGTGGTCCTGGGGCGCTGGCTGTTGGCTCAGCCCAAGGTGCTCATCCTGGACGAACCCACTCGCGGAGTGGACGTAGGAGCCAAAGCCGAGATCCACCGGCATTTGCGCCTCCTTGCGGGGGAGGGCTGCGCCATCCTCCTGATCTCTTCGGAACTGCCCGAGGTCATGGAACACGCCGACCGGGTGGTGGTCTTTCGCGAGGGGGAAATTGGCGGGGAGTTCGATCCCCGCCAGACCGGCCCCGCCCGGGTCGCCGCCGTGGCCCTGCCCCGCCAGAGCACGGAGGAGCTGTCCGCCGCAGAGTCTCGATCCGCCGAATCCCGCTTTCGGGGCCGCTCCTTCAACGAACTGGCGCTGCTAATTTGCGTAGCGGGGCTCGGCCTGTGGCTGACGGTTTCCACCGAGGGGTTCAGCCTGTTGAACCTGCTGACTCATGCCTCTCTTTGGGCCATTCTGGGACTGGCAGCCGCCTCGGTCATCGTGGGCCGGGGTATCGACATTTCCATCGGCTCGATGGTTGCTCTGTCGGCGGCTTCCGCCGCCATGGTCCTGAAGCTGCCCTATTCGGCCGAGATCTTGATTCCGGTCGCCATTTTGGCCGGACTGCTGGCCGGAACGGCGGCAGGCGTTCTCAACGCGGTTCTGGCGCTGCTGGGAGGGCTGCACCCTATCGTGGTCACTTTGGGGACCCTGACCATCTATCGCGGATTGGTGATCGCCATGCTGGGGGGGAAACCCATGACCGGACTGCCGCCCGAGTTCGGCCGGCTGGCCATCGATCCGGCAACCGGGTTCCGGGGCGCGGTGGCGGTGGCTGTCCTGGTCGTCCTGCTGGTTTATCTCTGGATGGCGCACACCCGCAGCGGCCGGCAGGTCTACGCACTGGGCTCGTCCCCCCGAGCCGCCGGACTGCTGGGTCTTTCCAGGGCACGCCTCTGGCCGGTCACCTTTGGTCTGGGTGGACTGCTGGCCGGCGTGGCCGGAGTGCTCCAGCTCTCCATGGGCCAGCAGATGCAAGCCCGCCTTGGAGCCGGCTGGGAGCTGAGCGCCATCGCCGTGGCCGTCATCGGCGGCGTGGGAATCACCGGCGGCCGCGGAACGGTGCTGGGTGTGGTGCTGGGCGCTCTCCTGCTGCGACTGGTCAACAGCGCTCTGGTACGCTGGGGCGTCTCGGATCAACAGACGGACCTGGTGGTGGGCAGCCTGATCCTGGCGGCGCTGCTGCTGGATCTGGCCTGGCGGGGGTGGAAGCGATGA
- a CDS encoding ABC transporter permease has protein sequence MSWLERVSAGAETAPPAGRSNRRVFGLLPWVLLALALLLVFSQVRRPALLVEVWVPWIEVGILAFVMTAIILTGGIDLSVGSMVALTGMVQAVLWQDWGWSIEAAAGGALLAGAMAGGLNGLLVIAGLSPLVATLATMALYRGLAITVAGGDRITGFPQSFLDMGRLLGIPSQFWLAGLVLAGMVLLVHHSRFGRWCFAMGDNRQAARFAAVPVNKVEGVLYTINGLVAASVAVLGAMRHDASIPDAHIGTELQVIACVVVGGTLITGGRGSVHRSLLGLAVISHLDVGLQFLSSRLAWLTAESRLIAIGILLILVAVWNQRSQKES, from the coding sequence ATGAGCTGGCTCGAGAGGGTGAGCGCGGGGGCGGAGACTGCCCCGCCGGCCGGGCGTTCCAATCGCCGGGTATTCGGTCTGCTCCCATGGGTATTGTTGGCCCTGGCCCTGTTGCTGGTCTTCTCCCAGGTCCGGCGGCCGGCTTTGCTGGTGGAGGTCTGGGTTCCGTGGATCGAGGTGGGGATCCTGGCCTTCGTCATGACCGCCATCATACTGACCGGCGGCATCGATCTGTCGGTGGGCTCCATGGTAGCCCTCACCGGCATGGTTCAGGCCGTGCTGTGGCAGGACTGGGGCTGGTCCATCGAAGCCGCGGCCGGCGGCGCCCTGCTGGCCGGGGCGATGGCCGGGGGTTTGAACGGCCTGCTGGTGATTGCCGGCCTCTCGCCCCTGGTGGCCACCCTGGCCACCATGGCTCTCTATCGCGGGCTGGCCATCACCGTCGCCGGCGGGGACCGCATCACCGGTTTTCCGCAGTCCTTTCTGGACATGGGACGGCTGTTGGGAATCCCCAGCCAGTTCTGGCTGGCAGGCCTGGTGCTCGCGGGAATGGTCCTGCTGGTGCATCACAGCCGCTTCGGGCGCTGGTGCTTCGCCATGGGAGACAACCGCCAGGCCGCGCGTTTTGCCGCCGTTCCCGTCAACAAAGTCGAAGGGGTTCTGTATACTATCAACGGTCTGGTGGCCGCCTCGGTGGCCGTTCTGGGAGCCATGCGGCACGACGCGTCCATCCCGGACGCCCACATCGGCACCGAGCTGCAGGTCATTGCCTGCGTGGTGGTGGGAGGCACCCTGATCACCGGCGGCAGAGGCAGCGTGCACCGCTCGTTGCTGGGGCTGGCCGTCATCTCCCATCTGGACGTGGGCCTTCAGTTTCTCAGTTCCCGTCTGGCCTGGCTGACCGCCGAGTCCCGGCTGATTGCCATCGGCATCCTGCTGATCCTGGTTGCCGTCTGGAACCAACGGAGCCAGAAGGAGAGTTGA
- a CDS encoding substrate-binding domain-containing protein, whose amino-acid sequence MKHGSVRRNGGLMLVVLLAALGIRCAGPEGDEALRIAMIPKLVGIGYFEATEQGAREAARELDVELVYDGPTDARTEDQIKMIDGWMAQGFEVIAVAPNDPEAISRTLRSAGESGALVLTWDTDANPELSRRSVFVNQAPNRAIGHTLVDIMAEGVRAQGASLPGDYLIVSGTPTASNQNTWMKYMRERIREKYPEMRLLQHLTPGEDQQKCQEQTAEALSAYPDLKGIWGITSVSFPAVAKAVRDANKIGQIEVTGLGMPEEMREYVKDGTVREFCLWDPVDLGYLTIRVAHRLKQGPLPPGRYDFGRLKGVEVREGEVLLGPPLIFDAGNIDNYNF is encoded by the coding sequence ATGAAGCACGGAAGCGTCAGGAGGAATGGAGGCTTGATGCTGGTGGTCCTGCTGGCCGCCCTGGGCATCCGCTGTGCCGGGCCCGAAGGAGACGAAGCCCTGCGGATCGCCATGATTCCCAAGCTGGTGGGCATCGGCTATTTCGAAGCGACCGAGCAGGGAGCCCGGGAAGCCGCCCGGGAACTGGATGTCGAGCTCGTCTATGACGGCCCCACCGACGCCCGCACCGAGGACCAGATCAAGATGATCGACGGGTGGATGGCCCAGGGGTTCGAGGTGATTGCGGTGGCTCCCAACGACCCAGAGGCCATCTCCCGAACGCTGCGCAGCGCCGGGGAGAGCGGCGCCCTGGTCCTCACCTGGGACACCGATGCCAATCCTGAACTCTCGCGGCGCTCCGTCTTTGTGAACCAGGCCCCCAATCGGGCGATCGGCCACACCCTGGTCGACATTATGGCCGAAGGAGTCCGGGCGCAGGGCGCTTCCCTGCCGGGCGATTACCTCATCGTCAGCGGCACGCCCACGGCGTCCAACCAGAACACCTGGATGAAATACATGCGGGAGCGGATTCGAGAGAAATACCCGGAAATGCGGCTGCTCCAGCATCTGACCCCCGGGGAGGACCAGCAGAAATGCCAGGAGCAGACGGCCGAAGCCCTCAGCGCCTACCCGGATCTGAAGGGCATCTGGGGCATCACCTCCGTCTCATTTCCCGCAGTGGCCAAGGCCGTGCGTGACGCCAACAAGATCGGTCAGATTGAGGTGACCGGGCTGGGCATGCCCGAGGAGATGCGGGAATATGTCAAGGATGGAACCGTCCGCGAGTTCTGCCTCTGGGATCCGGTCGACCTGGGTTATCTGACCATTCGGGTGGCCCATCGGCTCAAGCAGGGCCCACTGCCTCCGGGGCGCTATGACTTCGGCAGGCTCAAGGGGGTGGAGGTGCGGGAAGGGGAAGTCCTGCTGGGCCCGCCGCTAATTTTCGACGCCGGCAATATCGACAACTACAACTTCTGA